The genome window GCCAAGCATTACTGCAATTATAGATATCAACAACCGTTCTCTTCTTACCCAGAGTGATTTTGTTACAAGACGGGTGAACAATTTAATCACCCCTGAGTATGACGGATGGTTCTATTTCAACAGCCTTTTTCACCGGCAGCATGCTGCCAAGAAGAGCTACTCCCAAAGATAGTATCCCTGAAATCAATACGGAGAAAAGGGAGGGATTTATGACAGCGCCAAATACCCAAAGACCTACTATTCTGGCCAGTACAATACCAATAAGAATTCCAATCGCTCCGCCTATAATACCCGTAACAACCGCCTCGGCAATGAATAGATGTGCGATTTGATTTTCATCAGCACCTATCGCTTTCATCAATCCGATTTCTTTTTTCCTCTCAAAAATCGAGGTATTCATGGTTGCTGTGACCCCCAGCGAGGCTGTGGTCATAGCTATACCTGTAATTAGAAACATAAGCCATTCAAATTTGCCAAGCAGCTTTCCTTCGTTGTCCGCCACCTGCCGAATTGGCTTGGCAGTTGCATTGGGTACTACCTCTTCAACCTGGAGCATTATGGAGGAAATATACGGTGTGCAGTACCAAATTTCATATTTTTCAGGTGAAAGCTTGGATGGGTCTATCTTCTCTTGCGGCTCGGGCTTGGTTAGTGCACTAACTACTACTCGATCGACCATACCTTGCTTCTTGAAAAGCATCTGGGCATCCTTAAGAGGTACTATTACCTGACCATCCTCATCCCCGCCTGTGGAGAGAATGCCTGACACTTTGAAGGTTGCATTATTACTGCTGAACTCTGCCCTGAAAATATCTCCTTGTCTTAGCCCTGACTTTTCAGCAGCGTTGATACCAACCAGTGCTTCCCCCGGTGCAGGCCATTCTCCATTCACCTTCCACCAGGAAGCTATTGTCTTTATCCCTGTCCTGATAGTTGCCTCTTTCTCGTCCGCTTTTCTGGTTCCGAACCACGTCTTTTTGATTCCCGGTATCTTAATTTCCTCACTGAAATAGGTGCCGCTTAATACAATTTCCTTATCTTTTATCTTCACCGTATCGCTGAGATAGGGAGAATATCCTATTATGTTGTGCCTCCAGAAGATGGTCTTCATTTTATAGAGTTCGCTCTCGTTTATGAATGTGCCCTCTGATGATGGCAATAAAAGAATATTGGCACCGTAGCTTTTTAGCTCCCTTCCCATTTTATCATTGATATCAAATGATACTGTAAGAAGGGTTGAGGCTATGGATGCACCCATTACTACAGCCAATACTGCCAGAGCTATCCTGAGCTTTCTTCGTTGAATAGCTGAAAAGAGCAGGCGAGGGAACATAGATATACTCTTTATTTGAACAGGTCGGCCTTTTCACCAACATCATTCGTTCTTATTACGATCTCATCGCCTATGGTATCAGGGTTAATAGGTGCT of Candidatus Methanoperedens sp. contains these proteins:
- a CDS encoding ABC transporter permease; the protein is MFPRLLFSAIQRRKLRIALAVLAVVMGASIASTLLTVSFDINDKMGRELKSYGANILLLPSSEGTFINESELYKMKTIFWRHNIIGYSPYLSDTVKIKDKEIVLSGTYFSEEIKIPGIKKTWFGTRKADEKEATIRTGIKTIASWWKVNGEWPAPGEALVGINAAEKSGLRQGDIFRAEFSSNNATFKVSGILSTGGDEDGQVIVPLKDAQMLFKKQGMVDRVVVSALTKPEPQEKIDPSKLSPEKYEIWYCTPYISSIMLQVEEVVPNATAKPIRQVADNEGKLLGKFEWLMFLITGIAMTTASLGVTATMNTSIFERKKEIGLMKAIGADENQIAHLFIAEAVVTGIIGGAIGILIGIVLARIVGLWVFGAVINPSLFSVLISGILSLGVALLGSMLPVKKAVEIEPSVILRGD